AACAACAAAAAGAGAAAGGAAATAACAACCCGTTCTCATTCCCTAAACATCCAATTTAGACACTAGTGCAGAGGCCCTCGGCGTCTGCATGATTATGCCAAAGGTGCCACCTGGCATCCCCTCCTTGACGTGGTGAGAAACCCCATTGTTTTCAACGAGAAAAAGAAATTGTCGTCATTTATCACATTTTGCATATTACTTTATGTGCTAAACCTCAATGTTTTataatatgtattaatatattaatgtgaaattacattatacaatcatatattattttagatcccctaacccaacctCATTTCTAAACCTAACCGGTAATcaacaatataaacatgaaagAGACACATTGATATACATAATCTGAAATTAGACTAATTATAGATATTTTAAGAACCAAACTGCACATTTATGCCGAAACCTAACAGTTCTAAACAATAGAAAATAAGTAGGCTAACAAGCAGATAAAGTAAAGTCATGATcatttatttctaaaaatgcacAAAACCATATAATATTCAAAACCATACAATGGcattgtgtgtgtgacagagtgaAACTAAAGGTTTTAATCATTGAAAATATTTCCCCTCAGTGAAGGAACTGTCATTCTGATTCTACCGGAACGTCTCattcaaaacaattatataaCCTAGAACTTGAGCTCCTCAACAAGTCCTCAAAAGCAGGGCCTAGCTAAtagggtgaaaggtggtaaagaCTCTAGGGACCCACTGATCCAGGGGGTCCCATAACGAATTTTAAATTTTTACGTGAAAGCGGCCCAGACCAATATACAGTCAAGGTGCCCAGAATTCCTTACAAGACACGCGACAGCCAATGGTAAAATTGCTGAGTCTCTGAGGTCAAACCCGTGTAATAACGGTTGAGGAGGCaattttttaatgtgttaaaacGAAACTTGTGCAGGATGTGTTACGGTGGAAGCCGGGTGACCGTGATCGGTGGCTAAAAACTTATATGTGGATTGTTCTTCACATAATATCATTGTAAGGCTAATAGCTACACCCGGAATGAAAAGCAATCAGAAGTGTAGCATATGTACAGACAGATTAAATTGACAgataaacaacagattaaatattTTGCACTGTGAATCAAGGTAGctgatttgaaataaaatgaaatcatacCCCCCAACAGATGTCACGATGACAAAATTGTACCTCAACCAtgcacatagacatcaaaggggcttgagcacgtgccctttttcttcctcgagaacaggaatatatatatatatattcctgtttgcgcacagcttccctatcaaacaaatatatttatcaaaGCAATATATgcatggagacactacaggtgaatatagtaaaatttgtgtctaataacgaCATCACAATCGCCAAATTGATATGCAACTTAGGCGTTAACTGATTAAAATGCGCTAATTTGCATGTATTTGACAAGGCAATGCAGGTGAATAGGagaaacaaaataactaaagcatatcaccacagaacttccccagttaatgacttacatcaaaagttgtttaaatgtgcAGATTATCTTATTTTGGTTCATTTAGAAGAAATCTATGCAAACAGACGGAGGGAAGTATAGGCTTAACACAAACACcatctaaatgtgtattttggaagTTTTCTTTCTAAAGAAGACATGGAAGCAAaatagaccaaaatctcaaatttGACCAATACATGAAAAAAGGGTCCTGCCTTAAACAGTTCTTAATTTTGATCGTAGGCTCCTCATCTAATAACTATCCATTCTATTATTTTGTTGTGCTcagctcattttttttttttttttataaataattgtgAGAAGTGCagtttttttccacttgagccccttcccccaaaatgtctgtgcacgtccctgacCCCAACGTATAGCCTAATAAACGATGCTACAATTCGTATGCCCTTCGCGTCAGTCAGTTGACGTCAAAGGATTCTCGTTGAAAAGAACGCACTTGCCGGATGCGTCGGAAAACTGAAGCCAGAGGCCGCCTTTGGCGTCTGTAGATTGACGCGCTGGGCTCTTGCACAAGCAGCAGTATTTGATGCCATGGGTGTGAGAACTTGttgcaatgaaataaacacagtcTTGTATGGTAACCTTTAACTGTCTATATTTTTCAACCTCTAAATCATCTGCATTTCATCAATGAGTCCCACTTTAGTTCAATTTTGATTGGATTATGTATAAATAATGACAGAGCTACTCTTTGAATAGATGTGTCACTTTGACACTCTTCGGTTATAGTGTGTGTTTAGGGGCACAGTGTATTTTGGACTCTGACACCTACATGGACGTTGGAGTGTTAGCAGATTTTACCTGGCATCAGGTGTGGTAGCGGTATGTGCCAGTATTCCTGTCGCACTAGTGATTCACTAGCTCTCTCTGTCCTGCCATCTGGCTCCCCCAACGGGGGCAAATTTGGTGCCAGTGGCCTCCGCCAGCCTGGcgttgttccctgatggagaacCCACAAGTCAGCCTTTCATATAAGATGTTTCGTCAAGCACAACTATGGGTCAGAGCAGATCTCAAACCAATGAACCAACACAGTAAATTAAGCAGTAAGGTACAAGGGGCCACGATATATTGTGAATACAATCATGGCTAAATGTAAATGGTGCTGCAACACCTTCAGCTGTGACTATTCAGAATATCACACACGTGTCTCAAGTCTCAAGTGTCTTGTTTCTTCTGTGCAACAGTtattacataataagtacattaaacaaatagtgcacccaaaaattaaattctctcatcatttaattgTATGTGTCTGACATTCTTCTACAGAACACGAATgacaatttttaaaagaataactcagctcagtaggtccgtacaatgcaagtgaatggtgaccagaacgttgacgctccaaaaagcacacaaatgcagcataaaagaaattcagacaactccagtggttaaatccatgtcttaaaatgtgaaatgatagtgtgggtgagaaacagaacaaaatataagtaattttattttaccataaatctccacctttgaccagtccCGACCAGGTGGCAATTTGCACaatgaatgtgaattgccaaaaaccaaaagaagaagaatatgggagtgaaaggggagatttaaagtaaaaaaaggacttcatcAGTTTCTCACACATATTTTCTTAACTATTATATCTCTTCTGCAGATAtcgatttaaccattggagtcgtatggaatactttatgtgctttttggagcttcaaaattatggtcaccatttactttaagtGTATAAACCTACtgagagctgagaaattcttctaaaaaaatctttgtttgtgttctacagaagaaagaaagtcactcacatctgagatggcctgagggtgagtaattttcatttttttggttcCTTTAAGGACACCAGTTTTACTTGTaaataatgttatattatattaaataaaattaattaagtaACAACTTTCAACTAAAGGATATAGGCTCTAACATAATGGAATGTGGCTATGCATCAAAAAGAATAATTCACTGTGAGTGCTGTCCCATGGCTGTCACTATATCTTGGAATTTAGCACCACTGTATTGCCTAATCATAAACCAGGGCAAGAACTATCTATTTAAAGACAAGTTCCCCTACTGAAAAATTAGCACCTTAAACCAACTTAGGCTGGTTTACTGGTCTTGGTTGGATTAAGGTAGTTTTAGCTTATTTAAGATGGTCTCTAAACCTGGTCaagctggtgttcagctggttTAGTTGGTTTGGTCTCCCAGTGTGACCTGCTAACAAGTTCCCAATACCCCTCTCAAACCAGCCAATATATCAGCcttggagaccagctaagaccagaagATTCGTTTAAAATGGGATATTTTCAGGGTGATCTGCACTTTCTATAAATTTGACATTGTATGAAATCACAGAAaggaaattacattttcactgtgAGAACATATGTTTCCAAAACCTCTAGCAGGCATTGTTTTAAAGAGTAATCTGAACAGAGTCTTACGGTGTGTGTTGAGATGCACTGAAACAGCCGAAGGTGGAGCTGCAAGGCGTGAAGTCTCTGCTTCTCCTGAATGAGCTAAAACATTTTGAAGTTATCCCATATTGCATATAAGCACACAAAAGCCAGTGGGTTCTCAAACCAATTTTACCAAGACATCTCATTCTTttgggttctcactctttcttgaTGACTCAAAACCATTGAAAGTGTGAATCACTTTCTTTTTccttattcataatgaatgaaggTGAACAATGATGCAAAAAGCACAACTTGCACACACTGTCTATAAGAGATAGGATCACTGATGTCTTTGTACCTGATTTTCCAAGTGACGTACCAAGTCTTGCTGAACTCGCCACTGTGTGATAGTTTTCTCACCTGTGCTGTGGTCTCGATTCAGGTGTCTAGACAGTGTGAGAATCAAAAAAGCTTTCTGCTTAGACTTCAAAAGGAtccaaacaaatgatcagttctGGCAATGGTGGCTTTCTGATGTACtggttatgtttacatttacatttcaaagaatagttcattcaaaaattaaaattctgtcatcattctctcacacaaacatacatgattttctttttttttcataaaacacaaaaggagaagtcaGCGGCCGCAGGGTGTTAGCTTAGAGACTGAACATTTTCACttaatatctctttttgtgtttcacagaagaaagaaagtcacattggACCAACATGGGACATAGAAATGAAAAACCTACAGACGTACCTCAAAAACAATTGATACCCTTCGAAGACTTTGTCACAGCCAGGCCAACGACATTGTCCGTTTACAAATAGAGAGCTGGAGCTCTCGATACCTGACTGAACATGGCTGAGGAGGACACATCTAGGTCTTATATTGTTCTTGATGAACATTTTATAGTTTTAATCAATATATTTGCagtggaagaaatatttcacCTGTGTGAATGAATGCTGGGAAATTGTTTACTGGTCTGGCTTGATTCAGGAACAGCTTGGACTGAGATCTGGGAACTGCGACTTGCATCTTTTCTTTTGTCCATGGCAGTTGGGTTGTCCTCATTTGCTGAGGAATGAGGCAAACCAAATCACAAATGTCAGGACTTTAAATTAAAGTAAGGGCAGGACCCTCCAAAATTACTTTTACAGAAGATCACAGGATACTTTCTGTAATGCCATGAAACAATGACCCCATAATGATTCTCTTTACAATCCATGAGCTTAATAACtcatatatacaaattatttatgtTCTATAAAATGATATATTTCTGGTGATTTAGAAGCAAATTTTGAATCTGCACTTTGTGCTCTTTATTTCCCCTTATAAACCCATTCTGGACCGCTTTAAAGAAGTTATTTGTGTAGATGCAGTAGTAGTACATGCACACTTGAAAACATTGTTGCTCCACAGAgcatgtaaatactgtatatagaatacaGTTAtagataatgttaaataataatgaattttTGATCAGAGGATTTGACCAGTTTTACAAGGTTAGGTTACGAAACAATGTTAAGTCCATAATTTATTTGAGCACAAACCCTGAAGCAGGAAAGCCGTAGAGCGGAGCACAGACGGCCTGGACTGGCCAACACAAGAATTCTGAAACACCAGCTGAAGAAATTGCATCCTTTCCTCATCACCAGCTCCCTGTGCACGTgcacgagcacacacacacacacacacacacacacacacacacacacacacacacacacacacacacacaaaaatcatgtcagCATTGACTCCACAACAAAGGCCACAGAACAAATTTAACATATTGCATTTCTATTACAATGATTTTAGCGCAGGACAATACATAAAAGAATTTATCTTCAGAAAATGCATTGGAAATTATGTGCAAGCACACCACTAAGGGATGGCTTTCTTCTATAAGACATTGTCACAGAAAGTACCAGAGAATAAATGCTCACTGAATGTGGTGAAGAACATTCATTCATCAGAGGGGAAGATGCATCATGCTCTTCTTTTACTGTCGGCTGTCGTTcatgttctctctttctctctttcttttcactCTCTTTCTCAGACTGAGGCATTCCTGAAGTGCAGAGTTCTGTTTATTTCAGTGTTCTTTAATGTATTTAAACTAATCACATGAATTTACAGTATGCATAACTTCtctcaaataaaaaattttaaattgtgaaaaaataaagaaaaatgtaaaagaagaaTAAGAACAAAGAACCGCTTTCTGCCACCTACTATAATTCAGTACTGTTCATTaggcaaatgtaaattaaatatgaaaaagtaaaaaataaatacatttaataaatagtattacATTCCATTATTGTACAGTAGCTACCAATGTTTGCATGTATCTTTCAGAACTTTTAACCAACATCAAAGCGATAAATTAGATGTAAGTTTTAAATTCAAAGATATCACAAATTTAGAGAGCAGAAGGCAAAATATTATAGGCATCTTATGGCATTATATCAAGCTGAAATAAGAACGAAAAGTGTTGTTGATGCAACAATATGCATTTCAAAAAGAGGAAAGCACGGTGTGTGTGTAAGGAATGTGTGATGCTAGAACACAGACCATCTCATTGCTTGGGTTTTCCCTGAAGGTGAGCAGAGGGGGTGAGTGATAGGCTGCTGGAATTCAAAGTGAGCCtctataagtcaagtcaagtcaagtggtttttattgtcgtttcaaccatatacagttagtacagtacacagcaaaacgagacaacgttcctccaggaccatggtgctacataaaaacaacaaaggaccaacataggaccacatgagactacacaacgaaataaaatacctatataaactacctatatatacctatataaagtgcacgtgcaaacatgtgcaaaaagtacaggacagtacaacaaattactgacaatgaacaggacaatagacagtgcagcgccgaccagtactcagtagtgcaaaagccTCTGCACCTCTAATGTGTCTATATTTTACAGTAGACTTTAACAACGGCAGTGTCATTTCTATAACCCTAACTTTCTTTTTTGGTTAAAGTCTCCTCAAAAACCAAAGCACAAGAGCTGCTTTACTGCAAAGGACTTAAGGTGTGTGACATCTGTCGGTCTAAACCCCTCCCACCTCTCAGgaaaccacacacatacactttgcATTttgcaaaaacatgcacaaaagcaGCAACCCAGGAACAGGATATGGGATATGAGGTAGAGACAGAATGTGGTTGACAATGTTATTGAGTCTGAGTTGAGATCAGAGCATCAATGACGATAAAAGGATTTGTTTTCatgcactccttcacactgttatAGAAACATTAAACAAGATAACCAAAATTCAAgaagggatatttcaccaaaatattttgtcaacatttaagcacgatcatgttgttttaaacccaatGAGCTTTCTTTGTTCCAtggcacacaaaaggagatgttaggtggaGAGTCTCAgacagcattcactttcattgcatcttttttcaagtgaaaggtgactgaggctctctatctagcatctccttttgtgtgccacatgacatgagggtgagtaaatgattgccTGGATTACTGGAAAATGACTGGAATTTAAATTTCTGCAATGCCCAAACATTTTTTGTTATCCTATTTTCAACATTAAAATTCAACATTAGTTTTTTCAAGCAATCTGCTGAGTATCTGCCACTCCGAGTCTAATTTTGCTTTCAGGTTCACACCACACAGTGATGGAATATTACTCACTGCCTCAGTCATGTAATCCTTTTTCCTTGTTTCACAAAAGATATGtttgaaattcaaacaaatttccACAATATTTCCACGTGCATCATAAGACATATTCTAAGTGAAACTGCATATAGGCATCAATTTCTGTCAGCTACTTTCCTTTCCACTTCTACCACATGAAACAAGTTGAAAAACTGAactttgtatgtctgtgtaaaatCAGGATGTTATCCGCTAATATTTGCAGACAAAATTTGAAAGATTCAGTGAGAAAAAGCAAGATGACTCATGGTTATAACAACTTTGTCTCTTTTATCTTCCCACTCTAATATTTCCAACGTTTGAATTGGTTAATATGGAGGCGTGCATGCAGTAAACACAAACAGTTCTGAATACTTAATAACCAAAGTTTAAATGAGATTTCAGTGGAAAGTTGTATATGTATCACATTGCAATAATTTATTTAGCAACATGGTACAGTAAAATGCAAACAACTATCATTATTGTAAAGCAGGTAACGGTTTGTTtatgatctgtctgtctgactaaaAAGGAGCATGcatttgcataaattaaaatctttaaatatttctaataatttcacatgcaaataataaattgccacatacatactgtattgtCTACCaagtttataatacatttattcataCAAAAAGTACATGCAGATTTGAGAATCCACACATTTTGGATACTTTAGAAATGTTATAATCCAAAACTATCTCATCAAAGGTCTGTATGAAACGCTTTGGTTGTTTTTAACTGCCACATTTCAGCAAATCACAAGCATTACTAAATCAAGCTAATTTCAGAGACAAGCAAGTAAATATCACAAGCGTGTTCTATACCTTGCACCTTTGTAGTCAGCCGTTCTATTCCTGTGCTGTTCTGGTTAAAATGAGAGTGAAATCATCTTTataagatgaaaaaaataaaacaatctgaacacaaattggagagaaaaatctCACATCAAAGCACCAAAAGCATGTTGGTTTTTTTCATTCATGGTGAAGGTCATATATCATGGTATGCACTACTGTGCAACTATCCAGTGTGCACTCGTGAAAAATGGAAACCATCTCACACATGTCAGTCTGCCGGATGAGATCACAAAAGTAAGAAAAGTGAGTTTTCTGAAAGACAATTCATCTCACTCACACAGAAGGCATTTACAAAGTTTTTTCTGTGCCATATATTTTTCACTgagaaaaacattatattaacaGCAAAAGATTGAAATCATGGTTTTATGCTGAGATTGATcaatttttctaaatatttgccCCTAAAttgatgaaaacaaacaaatcacaagCCATTATTTTCCTTATGATGACTGAGTTTGGTAGAACAATGATGGAATGTTCAGATAATTCAAACTCCATCTGTCAAAAATCCAAAAGTATACAGACACACAGAAGGCCTTCAGCTGCTCTATCTAATTTACCACTCATACttcctatctatctatatatcacaTATTTATTTTCTATCTTTACATCACTCCACTCTTTTTGTTCTGTCTTTCACTCATCACTTTAATACCCTAGTAACTGCATTCAGCATGGCAACCATTTagtccaccctagcaaccaaaccccatTGACCTTCATTCAAAATGGCTTAGATGGATATCTCCTGATCAGAATGTCATAGTCTTCAGGTTTGTCTCATTACATTAAGTCCAGCAAGCACCCTTCTTGGTATCAcactggcaactgcctagcaaccatattggcttaccctagcaaccaagtaacaaatcacatattccTGCACCAGAAAAtggtagagacttccgggttgacttatttcactcaggatggaaattATCCTTGATAACTATCACCCTgataactgcctagaaaccagatggtgttaccctagcaaccaagtaacaaataacatatctatgcaccagaaaatcgtagagacttcctgtttgacttatttcactcaggatggaaagtagccttgataagtatcactctggtaactgcctagcaaccagatgaagttaccctagcaaccaagtaacaaatcacatatctctgcaccagaacaacataaagacttctggttttgttcatgggactcagggtagcaaggatcgatcgatctatctatctatctatctatctatctatctatctatctatctatctatctatctatctatctatctatctatctatctatctatctatctatctgtctgtctgtctgtctgtctttctgtctgtctgtctgtctgtctgtacatctatctatctatctatctatctatctatctatctatctatctatctatctatctgtctgtctgtctgtctgtctgtacgtctatctatctatctatctatctatctatctatctatctatctatctgagggtcaatatctatctatctatctatctatctatctatctatctgagggtcaatctgtctgtctgtctgtctgtctgtctgtctgtctgtctgtctgtctgtctgtacgtctatctatctatctatctgagggtcaatatctatctatctatctatctatctatctatctatctatctatctatctatctatctatctgagggtcaatatctatctctgtatctatctatctatctatctgtctgtatgtatggctatctatctatctatctatctgagggtcaatatctatctatctatctatctatctatctatctatctatctatctatctatctatctatctatctatctatctatctatctatctatctgagggtcaatatctatctatctatctatctatctatctatctatctatctatctatctatctatctatctatctatctatctatctatctatctatctatctatctatctatctatctatctatctatctatctatctatctatttgataGACTGAATGGTCTTGtaatctttaaactttgaactttgaAAACTACTAAAACTTATAACTACATCAAACTAAAAACTTTCAAGCTTTTACAACTACTTCAAACTTTCATgctaggctttctcaagccaacctaaagtttgtTCTCAAACTTTTTAGTCTAGAGAACTCAGATGTATCTGTAATGTTATATTGTACTCATAAATACCTGTTCTATTCACACATACAATCTAagacaacataaagacttctggttttgttcatgggactcagggtagcaaggatcgatctatctatctatctatctatctatctatctatctatctatctatctatctatctatctatctatctatctatctatctatctatctatctatctatctatctatctgtctgtctgtctgtctgtctgtctgtctgtctttctgtctgtctgtctgtctgtacatctatctatttatctatctatctatctatctatctatctatctatctatctatctatctatctatctatctatctatctatccatctgagggtcaatatctatctatctatctatctgagggtcaatatctatctatctatctatctatctatctatctatctatctatctatctatctatctatctatctatctgtctatctatctatctatctatctatctatctatctatctatctatctatctatctatctatctgtctgtctgtctgtacgtctatctatatatctatctatctatctgagggtcaatatctatctatctatctatctatctatctatctatctatctatctgtctgtctgtacgtctatctatctatctatctatctatctatctatctatctatctatctatctatctatctatctatctatctgtctatctatctatctatctatctatctatctatctgagggtcaatatctatctatctatctatctatctatctgagggtcaatatctatctatgtatctatctatctatctatctagctgtctgtctgtctgtacgtctatctatctatctatctatctatctatctatctatctatctatctatctatctatctatctatctgtctgtctgtctgtctgtctgtctgtctgtctgtctgtacgtctatctatctatctatctatctatctatctatctatctatctatctatctatctatctatctgagggtcaatatctagctatgtatctatctatctatctatctatctatctatctatctatctatctatctgtctgtatgtatggctatctatctatctatctatctgagggtcaatatctatctatctatctatctatctatctatctatctatctatctatctatctatctatctatctgtctatctatctatctatctatctatttgataGACTGAATGGTCTTGtaatctttaaactttgaactttgaAAACTACTAAAACTTATAACTACATCAAACTAAAAACTTTCAAGCTTTTACAACTACTTCAAACTTTCATgctaggctttctcaagccaacctaaagtttgtTCTCAAACTTTTTAGTCTAGAGAACTCAGATGTATCTGTAATGTTATATTGTACTCATAAATACCTGTTCTATTCACACATACAATCTAAGAATTGTCAGGTTCAGAGTATTCATCTTTTTTTATGAatagtaaaataaattatgaactgCTACCTATATAATCACACTTAAAgacattaattttttttctccaatgcATTAGATGCAAACATAATAAGCGGTTTTGAAACCCTTAACACTCAATATTTTGATCAGGTAAAACAGCAACAACAATGATAATTATACaactaataatattattaataataataaacaaagcacgctgaatatatgttttttaacCTTTTGCCCTCTCCCTTAGGTTGCCATTGCATACACATAAACCAGTAATCAATAGTAATTTTTGCAAAGGATGTGATCAGTCTTCCAGCAGTGACAGAATTTAGTAATTGCAGCAAAAATAGcttgaaaatatgagcaataattGTGTCATGCAACAAATCTCTCTAGTTGTAGGCAAATTATTCTTATTCACACTTTAGCAAAAAGTTCAGTGCCTGTCACGTAATTCTCGCCAGAGTGCTGCATTTCGTTTAAGACTCACCTGAAGTTGCCATCTCTCCCACACTCAAAATGTGTCATTGCAAATAAACAATATCTAGCACTTATTTATACTCATTGTCATCACAGGAAACAGGATGAGATGTTCCACAACTAACAAAGCAAGGGTTAACACACACATTTCATAGTTGCTTGAAGAAGCTGTGAAGTAGTAAAAGTAATGTACTACACTATAAGAGTTTAAAAGGATAATTCCATAGAATACAATATTTACTAAATTGGCATCAACCATGTCAAATGCATAATTAATGAATAAAGGAATGGAAAATCATAAAAACTCAATTTCATCACTGACCTTTAAGAGATCTTTGTTTCTTGAATCTCTAAAATATTTTGTGCAATATTCTGATTACAATTTGACATGATTTCTGATTTCTTTGTGAATGTGAGAACATTACAGACAATGTTTTTCTGGACTTTAATTTAATctgtaattataaaaataaatcaattacatcaacaataataattattataatatacagGTAATTGACATTTTGATTGTGAAATTCCTTCACTCCACTTCCCTCATTACTAAGTACTAAGCAGTATAACCAGGCATCATTAAAATGACAGGAATGGAAATGCCAATATCTACAAAGACTTAAGCTATATACATACGTGTTAATCAAAGAAACATCATTAGAAAATTATCATAATG
This sequence is a window from Xyrauchen texanus isolate HMW12.3.18 chromosome 37, RBS_HiC_50CHRs, whole genome shotgun sequence. Protein-coding genes within it:
- the LOC127631111 gene encoding forkhead box protein P3-like isoform X2; translated protein: MPQSEKESEKKERKREHERQPTVKEEHDASSPLMNECSSPHSGAGDEERMQFLQLVFQNSCVGQSRPSVLRSTAFLLQANEDNPTAMDKRKDASRSSQISVQAVPESSQTSKQFPSIHSHSHVQSGIESSSSLFVNGQCRWPGCDKVFEGYQLFLRHLNRDHSTGEKTITQWRVQQDLVRHLENQLIQEKQRLHALQLHLRLFQCISTHTGTTPGWRRPLAPNLPPLGEPDGRTERASESLVRQEYWHIPLPHLMPDFVSSTEYYKYANIRPPYTYAFLIRWSILGAPEKQRTLNEIYNWFTQMFFYFRHSSPTWKNAVRHNLSLHKCFVRVDRRKGAVWTVDEEEFQKRKGQKINRDYTWKRLKPLSHSPPHETLDVSMTATDSQ
- the LOC127631111 gene encoding forkhead box protein P3-like isoform X1, with the translated sequence MTFTMNEKNQHAFGALITGIERLTTKVQGMPQSEKESEKKERKREHERQPTVKEEHDASSPLMNECSSPHSGAGDEERMQFLQLVFQNSCVGQSRPSVLRSTAFLLQANEDNPTAMDKRKDASRSSQISVQAVPESSQTSKQFPSIHSHSHVQSGIESSSSLFVNGQCRWPGCDKVFEGYQLFLRHLNRDHSTGEKTITQWRVQQDLVRHLENQLIQEKQRLHALQLHLRLFQCISTHTGTTPGWRRPLAPNLPPLGEPDGRTERASESLVRQEYWHIPLPHLMPDFVSSTEYYKYANIRPPYTYAFLIRWSILGAPEKQRTLNEIYNWFTQMFFYFRHSSPTWKNAVRHNLSLHKCFVRVDRRKGAVWTVDEEEFQKRKGQKINRDYTWKRLKPLSHSPPHETLDVSMTATDSQ